From the genome of Variovorax sp. RA8, one region includes:
- a CDS encoding SDR family oxidoreductase, with translation MQIKDAVVFITGANRGLGLAYARAALGAGAKKVYAAARDPKSVTLDGVVPVALDVTQAAQVEAAARACGDVTLVINNAGISRGSGLLSSDAIDAARAEFDTNFFGLWAVSRAFAPVLAKNGGGAIVNVLSALSWISFPSVATYSASKSAAWSLSNGLRNELAAQGTQVVSVHVGYMDTDMASHVPGDKTSPDDVARQTLAAVEAGEPEVLADATARQVKQGFVANPPAYAAAP, from the coding sequence ATGCAGATCAAGGACGCTGTCGTTTTCATCACCGGCGCCAACCGCGGCCTGGGCCTGGCCTATGCGCGCGCCGCGCTCGGGGCCGGTGCGAAGAAGGTCTACGCGGCGGCGCGCGACCCGAAATCGGTCACGCTCGACGGCGTGGTGCCTGTCGCCCTCGACGTCACGCAGGCCGCGCAGGTCGAGGCGGCCGCACGGGCTTGCGGCGACGTGACCCTGGTCATCAATAACGCCGGCATCTCGCGCGGCTCGGGCCTGCTGTCGAGCGACGCAATCGATGCGGCCAGGGCCGAATTCGACACCAACTTCTTCGGCCTCTGGGCCGTGAGCCGCGCCTTCGCGCCGGTGCTGGCGAAGAATGGCGGCGGCGCCATCGTCAACGTGCTGTCGGCGCTGAGCTGGATCAGCTTCCCCAGCGTGGCGACCTACAGCGCCTCGAAGTCGGCCGCCTGGTCGCTGAGCAACGGCCTGCGCAACGAACTCGCGGCGCAGGGCACGCAGGTTGTCAGCGTGCATGTGGGCTACATGGACACCGACATGGCCAGCCATGTGCCGGGCGACAAGACCTCACCCGATGATGTGGCGCGGCAGACCCTCGCCGCGGTGGAAGCCGGCGAGCCGGAGGTGCTGGCTGACGCGACGGCCCGGCAGGTCAAGCAGGGCTTCGTGGCGAACCCGCCGGCGTACGCGGCGGCGCCTTGA
- a CDS encoding aldolase has product MSPEAEYASPAIRTLREDLALALRAAAHHGLSEGVCNHFSVALPGAQDRYLINPRGLHWSEIGPEDIVLIDVRGEVLAGRHRVEPTALFIHGAVHRVTGHAVVLHCHMPYATALTLTTDRALDPTLSQNAMRFMDRIAVDAIYNGLALDDREGERIARAMAGKDIAFLANHGVIVAGASIAHAYDDLYYLERACLHQVIAQSTGRPLAPVDAKFAAHVAAQIQGEREQSDLFFEALRRLLPAQHAGRPALQRAAA; this is encoded by the coding sequence ATGAGCCCCGAAGCCGAATACGCCAGCCCCGCGATCCGGACGCTGCGCGAAGACCTTGCACTGGCACTGCGCGCTGCCGCGCACCACGGCCTCTCTGAGGGCGTGTGCAACCATTTCAGCGTGGCCCTGCCCGGCGCGCAGGACCGCTACCTCATCAACCCGCGCGGCCTGCACTGGAGCGAGATCGGCCCCGAGGACATCGTGCTGATCGACGTGCGCGGCGAGGTGCTGGCCGGGCGCCACCGCGTCGAGCCCACCGCCCTCTTCATCCACGGCGCGGTACACCGCGTCACCGGCCATGCGGTGGTGCTCCATTGCCACATGCCCTACGCGACCGCGCTCACCCTCACCACCGACCGCGCGCTCGACCCGACGCTGAGCCAGAACGCGATGCGCTTCATGGACCGCATCGCCGTCGACGCAATCTACAACGGCTTGGCGCTCGACGACCGCGAGGGCGAGCGCATCGCCCGCGCCATGGCCGGCAAGGACATCGCCTTCCTGGCCAACCACGGCGTCATCGTGGCGGGCGCGAGCATCGCGCATGCCTATGACGACCTCTACTACCTCGAGCGTGCCTGCCTGCACCAGGTGATCGCGCAATCGACGGGCCGGCCGCTAGCGCCGGTCGACGCGAAGTTCGCCGCGCACGTGGCGGCGCAGATCCAGGGTGAGCGCGAGCAGTCCGATCTGTTCTTCGAGGCACTGCGCAGGTTGCTGCCGGCGCAGCATGCCGGGCGCCCTGCGCTTCAGCGCGCCGCCGCGTAG
- a CDS encoding 2-dehydro-3-deoxy-6-phosphogalactonate aldolase has translation MTSPNDSFSTALRQLPLVAILRGLNPAEAPEIGDAIVGAGFRLLEVPLNSPEPLKSIALLRERFPGALVGAGTVLDAQQVREVHAAGGQLIVAPNFNPQVVAEAARLGLVSLPGVLTPTEAFGALAAGADGLKLFPAELASPAVVKALLAVLPPGTPLLPVGGITPAGMQAWREAGAAGFGIGSALYKPGKSAAAVREAAMDFVAAFNGSLRT, from the coding sequence ATGACGTCTCCCAACGACTCCTTCTCCACGGCCCTGCGGCAGTTGCCGCTGGTGGCCATCCTGCGCGGGCTGAACCCGGCCGAGGCGCCGGAGATCGGCGATGCCATCGTCGGCGCCGGCTTCCGCCTGCTCGAGGTGCCGCTCAACTCGCCCGAGCCACTCAAGAGCATCGCGCTGCTGCGCGAGCGCTTTCCCGGTGCGCTGGTGGGCGCCGGCACGGTGCTCGACGCGCAGCAGGTGCGCGAGGTGCATGCCGCCGGCGGCCAATTGATCGTCGCGCCCAACTTCAATCCCCAGGTGGTGGCCGAAGCGGCACGCCTCGGGCTTGTGAGCCTGCCGGGCGTGCTGACGCCGACCGAGGCCTTCGGCGCACTCGCGGCGGGGGCCGACGGGCTCAAGCTCTTCCCGGCCGAGCTCGCGTCGCCCGCGGTGGTCAAGGCACTGCTCGCGGTGCTGCCGCCGGGCACGCCGCTGCTGCCCGTGGGCGGCATCACACCGGCCGGCATGCAGGCCTGGCGCGAGGCCGGCGCGGCAGGCTTCGGCATCGGCTCGGCGCTCTACAAGCCGGGCAAGAGCGCAGCGGCGGTGCGCGAGGCGGCAATGGATTTCGTGGCCGCGTTCAACGGGAGCCTGCGCACATGA
- a CDS encoding 2-dehydro-3-deoxygalactonokinase, with the protein MHLIAIDWGTSSLRGALLDGKGHVLEERSHPRGILTVPPGGFPALFDELFGDWMRPTGSFCLISGMAGSKQGWVEAPYCACPSGRVEVGNAIVEIEPGRIAIVPGLSDMHDGVPDVMRGEEVQIFGAMALTGLSDGLFVLPGTHNKWATVKRGRVTGFRTFMTGEFYALLSQHSILARTLDAQAPLDEVAFLEGVTQADNGQGLLHNAFGARTLALFDRMPAGELASYLSGLLIGEELRTQSIHAGDLVLIGSPALTQRYLLALEISGNTARTLGTEATWAGLHALAAIHLANKARQ; encoded by the coding sequence ATGCATCTGATCGCCATCGACTGGGGCACCAGTTCCTTGCGCGGCGCACTGCTGGACGGCAAGGGGCACGTGCTCGAGGAACGCAGCCACCCGCGCGGCATCCTCACGGTGCCGCCCGGCGGCTTCCCCGCGCTCTTCGACGAACTGTTCGGCGACTGGATGCGTCCCACCGGCAGCTTCTGCCTGATCTCGGGCATGGCCGGCAGCAAGCAGGGCTGGGTCGAGGCGCCCTACTGCGCCTGCCCCTCGGGCCGGGTCGAGGTGGGCAACGCCATCGTCGAGATCGAGCCGGGCCGCATCGCGATCGTGCCCGGCCTCAGCGACATGCACGACGGCGTGCCCGATGTGATGCGCGGCGAGGAGGTACAGATCTTCGGCGCCATGGCGCTCACCGGCCTGTCCGACGGCCTGTTCGTGCTGCCCGGCACGCACAACAAATGGGCCACGGTGAAGCGCGGGCGGGTGACGGGCTTCCGCACCTTCATGACGGGCGAGTTCTACGCGCTGCTGAGCCAGCACTCGATCCTGGCGCGCACGCTCGACGCGCAGGCGCCGCTGGACGAAGTCGCCTTCCTCGAAGGCGTGACGCAGGCCGACAACGGCCAGGGCCTGTTGCACAACGCCTTCGGCGCTCGCACGCTGGCGCTGTTCGATCGCATGCCGGCCGGCGAGCTGGCGAGCTATCTTTCCGGGCTGCTGATCGGCGAGGAGCTGCGCACGCAATCCATCCACGCCGGCGACCTGGTGCTGATCGGCAGCCCTGCGCTCACCCAACGCTACCTGCTGGCGCTGGAGATCTCCGGCAACACCGCGCGCACGCTGGGCACCGAGGCCACCTGGGCCGGGCTGCATGCGCTGGCGGCCATCCATCTGGCGAACAAGGCAAGGCAATGA
- a CDS encoding IlvD/Edd family dehydratase: MTSPRRKPAHELRSQQWFGRHDRDGFIYRSWVKGKGVPHDQFDGRPVIGICNTFSELTPCNSHFRTLAEQVKIGVYEAGGFPLEFPVMSLGETLLRPTAMLYRNLASMDVEESIRANPIDGVVLLMGCDKTTPALMMGAASVDLPTIGVSGGPMLSGKWRGQELGSGTGVWQMSEQVRAGTLKLQEFFEAESCMHRSHGHCMTMGTASTMASMVESLGIGLPGNAAYPAVDGRRNVLARMAGRRIVDMVHEDLLMSKILTREAIENAIKVNAAIGGSTNLVIHLLAIAGRIGVELTLDDFDRLASDLPCLVNLQPSGQYLMEDFCYAGGVPVVMKEIAQHLHRDIVTSTGQSVWDNIKDAENYNPQVIQPLSKPFKDKAGICVLRGNLAPNGAIIKPSAATPELLVHKGRAVVFESADDFHKRIDDEALDIDEHCIMVLKNCGPKGYPGMAEAGNMPLPPKVLRKGITDMVRISDARMSGTAYGTVVLHTAPEAAAGGPLAVVQDGDIVELDVPKRLLHLHVSEEELARRLALWTPPKPALDSGYWKLYVDNVLQADQGADLGFLRGKRGSFVPRDNH; the protein is encoded by the coding sequence ATGACCAGTCCACGCCGCAAACCCGCCCACGAATTGCGCAGCCAGCAATGGTTCGGCCGCCACGACCGCGACGGCTTCATCTACCGCAGCTGGGTCAAGGGCAAGGGCGTGCCGCACGACCAGTTCGACGGCCGCCCGGTCATCGGCATCTGCAACACCTTCAGCGAGCTCACGCCCTGCAACTCGCACTTCCGCACGCTGGCCGAGCAGGTGAAGATCGGCGTCTACGAGGCCGGCGGCTTTCCGCTGGAGTTCCCGGTGATGTCGCTGGGCGAGACCCTGCTGCGCCCCACCGCCATGCTCTACCGCAACCTCGCGAGCATGGACGTGGAAGAGAGCATCCGTGCCAACCCGATCGACGGCGTCGTGCTGCTGATGGGCTGCGACAAGACCACTCCCGCGCTCATGATGGGCGCCGCCAGCGTGGACCTGCCCACCATCGGCGTCTCGGGCGGCCCGATGCTCTCGGGCAAGTGGCGCGGCCAGGAGCTCGGGTCGGGCACCGGCGTGTGGCAAATGAGCGAGCAGGTGCGCGCCGGCACGCTGAAGCTGCAGGAGTTCTTCGAGGCAGAGAGCTGCATGCACCGCAGCCACGGCCACTGCATGACCATGGGCACCGCCAGCACGATGGCGAGCATGGTCGAGTCGCTGGGCATCGGGCTGCCGGGCAATGCGGCCTACCCGGCGGTGGACGGCCGGCGCAACGTGCTGGCGCGCATGGCCGGCCGCCGAATCGTCGACATGGTGCACGAGGACCTGCTGATGTCGAAGATCCTCACGCGCGAGGCCATCGAGAACGCGATCAAGGTCAACGCGGCGATCGGCGGCTCGACCAACCTGGTGATCCACCTGCTCGCAATCGCGGGGCGCATCGGCGTAGAGCTCACGCTCGACGACTTCGACCGCCTGGCCTCCGACCTCCCCTGCCTGGTCAACCTGCAGCCCTCGGGCCAGTACCTGATGGAGGACTTCTGCTATGCGGGCGGCGTACCGGTGGTGATGAAGGAGATCGCGCAGCACCTGCACCGGGACATCGTCACTTCCACCGGCCAGAGCGTGTGGGACAACATCAAGGACGCCGAGAACTACAACCCGCAGGTGATACAGCCGCTGTCGAAGCCCTTCAAGGACAAGGCCGGCATCTGCGTGCTGCGCGGCAACCTCGCGCCCAACGGCGCCATCATCAAGCCGAGCGCGGCGACGCCGGAACTGCTGGTGCACAAGGGCCGCGCGGTGGTCTTCGAGAGCGCAGACGACTTCCACAAGCGCATCGACGACGAGGCGCTGGACATCGACGAGCACTGCATCATGGTGCTGAAGAACTGCGGGCCCAAGGGCTACCCCGGCATGGCCGAGGCCGGCAACATGCCGCTGCCGCCGAAGGTATTGCGCAAGGGCATCACCGACATGGTCCGCATCAGCGATGCGCGCATGAGCGGCACGGCCTACGGCACGGTGGTGCTGCACACGGCGCCCGAGGCGGCGGCGGGCGGGCCGCTGGCGGTGGTGCAGGACGGCGACATCGTCGAGCTCGACGTGCCCAAGCGCCTGTTGCACCTGCACGTGAGCGAGGAAGAGCTGGCGCGCCGCCTGGCGCTGTGGACACCGCCGAAGCCGGCGCTGGACTCGGGCTACTGGAAGCTCTACGTCGACAACGTGCTGCAGGCGGACCAGGGCGCCGACCTCGGATTCCTGCGCGGCAAGCGCGGTTCCTTCGTTCCCAGGGACAATCACTAG
- a CDS encoding 2-hydroxyacid dehydrogenase has protein sequence MNAPARPEVLVVAPLMPFLMEALQREYVVHDRTHMNDPEAFAAAAPRIRAVVANGEAKVPRALMEQLPALEMISVFGVGYDGVDVPAAHERGVPVTNTPQVLNDDVADLAIGLLLSAARRIPQADRFVREGQWPQGPFPLSRKVSGARLGVVGMGRIGQAIAHRARAFGMQIAYTARSPRAEVEYTYHADAAALAAEVDFLVVITPGGAATRGLIDARVLEALGPQGYLVNVARGSVVDEAALIAALSKGAIAGAALDVFANEPTVPAELRAMPNVVLTPHMASGTKQTREAMAQLSFDNLRAHFAGEPLLTPVDA, from the coding sequence ATGAACGCCCCTGCACGTCCCGAGGTGCTGGTGGTCGCACCGTTGATGCCCTTCCTGATGGAAGCGCTGCAGCGCGAATACGTGGTGCACGACCGCACCCACATGAACGACCCGGAGGCTTTCGCCGCCGCCGCCCCCCGCATCCGCGCAGTGGTCGCGAACGGCGAGGCCAAGGTCCCGCGCGCGCTGATGGAACAACTGCCCGCGCTGGAAATGATCTCGGTGTTCGGCGTCGGCTACGACGGCGTCGACGTGCCCGCGGCGCACGAGCGCGGCGTGCCGGTCACCAACACGCCGCAGGTGCTGAACGACGACGTGGCCGATCTCGCCATCGGCCTGCTGCTCTCGGCCGCGCGCCGCATCCCGCAAGCCGATCGCTTCGTGCGCGAAGGGCAGTGGCCGCAGGGCCCGTTCCCGCTGAGCCGCAAGGTCTCGGGGGCCCGCCTGGGCGTGGTCGGCATGGGCCGCATCGGCCAGGCCATCGCGCATCGAGCCCGCGCCTTCGGCATGCAGATCGCCTACACGGCGCGCTCGCCGCGCGCGGAAGTCGAGTACACGTACCACGCGGATGCGGCGGCGCTGGCGGCCGAGGTCGACTTCCTGGTCGTCATCACGCCGGGCGGCGCGGCCACGCGCGGGCTGATCGACGCCCGGGTGCTCGAGGCGCTGGGCCCGCAGGGCTACCTCGTCAACGTCGCGCGCGGCAGCGTGGTCGACGAGGCGGCGCTGATCGCGGCGCTGTCGAAGGGCGCCATTGCCGGCGCCGCGCTCGACGTCTTCGCGAACGAGCCGACGGTGCCGGCCGAGCTGCGCGCCATGCCCAACGTCGTGCTCACGCCGCACATGGCCAGCGGCACGAAGCAGACGCGCGAGGCCATGGCGCAGCTGAGCTTCGACAACCTGCGCGCGCATTTTGCGGGCGAGCCCCTGCTGACGCCGGTCGATGCCTGA
- a CDS encoding FadR/GntR family transcriptional regulator produces MSKNIHGRTLDLLGEAIVSRRYAIGAPMPAEPLLCEEFGVSRTVVREAVKSLVAKGLIITGPKVGTRVLPEDRWNWFDPDVITWQARAGLTPEFLRDLLDLRRVVEPAAVRLAAERATAADIEAIEEAYAGMKRAIDHGGDYVTSDLRFHHGLLAAAQNRMLAQMSKALDALLRTSFELSTAKKDGPALSLPLHRAVLDAVVAHNPARAERAIVKLIDGAREDIEEVLSSRRRLPRLGRPPPRLKAAA; encoded by the coding sequence ATGAGCAAGAACATCCACGGCCGCACGCTCGATCTGCTCGGCGAGGCCATCGTCTCGCGCCGCTACGCGATCGGCGCGCCGATGCCCGCGGAGCCGCTGCTGTGCGAGGAATTCGGCGTCAGCCGCACGGTGGTGCGCGAGGCGGTGAAGTCGCTGGTGGCCAAGGGGCTGATCATCACCGGCCCCAAGGTCGGCACGCGCGTGCTGCCCGAAGACCGCTGGAACTGGTTCGACCCCGACGTCATCACCTGGCAGGCGCGCGCCGGCCTCACGCCCGAGTTCCTGCGCGACCTGCTGGACCTGCGCCGGGTGGTCGAGCCGGCGGCCGTGCGGCTGGCGGCAGAGCGCGCGACCGCGGCAGACATCGAGGCCATCGAAGAGGCCTACGCCGGCATGAAGCGGGCGATCGACCACGGCGGCGACTACGTCACCAGCGACCTGCGCTTTCACCACGGCCTGCTCGCGGCCGCGCAGAACCGCATGCTGGCGCAGATGAGCAAGGCGCTCGACGCGCTGCTGCGCACCAGCTTCGAGCTCTCCACCGCCAAGAAGGACGGGCCTGCGCTGTCGTTGCCGCTGCACCGCGCGGTGCTCGATGCAGTCGTTGCCCACAACCCGGCGCGCGCCGAGCGCGCCATCGTCAAGCTGATCGACGGCGCGCGCGAGGACATCGAGGAGGTGCTCTCGTCGCGCCGGCGGCTGCCGCGCCTCGGTCGCCCACCGCCACGGCTCAAGGCCGCCGCTTGA
- a CDS encoding ABC transporter substrate-binding protein gives MKLKALVIPALAALGLAVAGQAAAQEKLTVWWVKGFYKAEDDALFAAIKKFEDKHKNVKIELSQYPVQDMIPKTVSALDSGSPPDVAYADVYDFQVTGKWAFDGKLEDIGSVISPMQARFAPNTVETTFLYNDQTKSKAYYAFPIKQQTMHIQYWIDMLTEAGFKESDIPTTWKEYWSFWCEKVQPASRQKSGKRTFGIGMPMGVDSSDSFYSFLTFMDAYNVKLVNDSGKLLVDDPQVRTGLIGAVTDYTTPYIKGCTPPSSTSWKDPDNNVAFHNKTTVMTHNATISIAAKWLDDMNNASLTPEQREEAKKNFTERIRTAGFPNKPDGSKMVYRTAVKTGVIFKDAKNKARAKEFVSFLLQEENLTPYVEGSLGRWFPVTKAGQASPFWKADPHRQSVFNQYAAGTVPFEFTKNYKFTILNNENVWAKAMNRVINDKVPVDKAVDEMIERIKTVAR, from the coding sequence ATGAAACTCAAGGCACTCGTGATTCCCGCCCTGGCTGCGCTGGGGCTGGCTGTTGCCGGCCAGGCGGCAGCCCAGGAAAAACTCACCGTCTGGTGGGTCAAGGGCTTCTACAAGGCGGAGGACGACGCCCTGTTCGCGGCCATCAAGAAGTTCGAGGACAAGCACAAGAACGTGAAGATCGAACTCTCGCAGTACCCGGTGCAGGACATGATCCCGAAGACCGTGTCGGCGCTCGATTCCGGCAGCCCGCCCGACGTGGCCTATGCCGACGTCTACGACTTCCAGGTCACCGGCAAGTGGGCCTTCGACGGCAAGCTGGAGGACATCGGCAGCGTGATCTCGCCGATGCAGGCTCGTTTCGCGCCCAACACGGTGGAGACCACCTTCCTCTACAACGACCAGACGAAGTCGAAGGCCTACTACGCCTTCCCGATCAAGCAGCAGACGATGCACATCCAGTACTGGATCGACATGCTGACCGAGGCGGGCTTCAAGGAATCCGACATTCCGACGACGTGGAAGGAGTACTGGTCCTTCTGGTGCGAGAAGGTGCAGCCTGCCAGCCGGCAGAAGAGCGGCAAGCGCACCTTCGGCATCGGCATGCCGATGGGCGTGGACTCGAGCGACTCCTTCTACTCCTTCCTGACCTTCATGGACGCCTACAACGTCAAGCTGGTCAACGACAGTGGCAAGCTGCTGGTCGACGATCCCCAGGTGCGCACCGGCCTGATCGGCGCCGTCACCGACTACACCACGCCCTACATCAAGGGTTGCACACCGCCGTCGTCCACCAGTTGGAAGGACCCGGACAACAATGTCGCCTTCCACAACAAGACGACCGTGATGACGCACAACGCGACCATCTCGATCGCCGCGAAGTGGCTGGATGACATGAACAACGCCTCGCTCACCCCGGAGCAGCGCGAGGAAGCGAAGAAGAACTTCACCGAGCGCATCCGCACGGCCGGCTTCCCGAACAAGCCCGACGGCAGCAAGATGGTCTACCGCACGGCGGTGAAGACCGGCGTGATCTTCAAGGACGCGAAGAACAAGGCGCGCGCCAAGGAGTTCGTGAGCTTCCTGCTGCAGGAGGAGAACCTCACCCCTTACGTCGAAGGATCGCTGGGCCGTTGGTTCCCGGTCACGAAGGCAGGGCAGGCGAGCCCGTTCTGGAAGGCTGATCCGCATCGTCAATCGGTATTCAACCAGTACGCCGCCGGCACCGTGCCCTTCGAATTCACCAAGAACTACAAGTTCACCATCCTCAACAACGAGAACGTGTGGGCGAAGGCGATGAACCGTGTCATCAACGACAAGGTGCCGGTGGACAAGGCGGTCGACGAGATGATCGAGCGCATCAAGACCGTCGCGCGCTGA
- a CDS encoding carbohydrate ABC transporter permease, whose product MSSTASAVAGSAAGTATAAARPGRWQFWGRLMVVPYLLVFAVFVLYPVCYGLWLARHPQSYVHLVEDPIFFRSVVNTFVFLVVAINVKMLTALVLSGFFVQSRWWIKILGGIFILPWAMPSIPTILSVRFMLNPEWGVINTTIFRLTGADGPNWLNDPTLALGFAMLMHIWKSLPFWTLILVAGRLAIPSEQYEAASVDGATSWQKFRYISWPSLRTLYLTSTILSMIWTLGDFNSVYLLTGGGPADLTHVLATLGIRYLRLDQVDLSMASIVVAMPLVLPLVYFMMKRLSK is encoded by the coding sequence ATGAGCTCCACCGCAAGCGCCGTGGCCGGCAGCGCTGCCGGCACCGCCACGGCTGCCGCGCGCCCTGGGCGCTGGCAGTTCTGGGGACGGCTGATGGTCGTGCCCTACCTGCTGGTTTTCGCGGTCTTCGTGCTGTACCCGGTGTGCTACGGGCTCTGGCTGGCGCGCCATCCGCAGAGCTACGTGCACCTGGTCGAGGACCCGATCTTCTTCCGATCGGTGGTCAACACCTTCGTGTTCCTGGTGGTGGCGATCAACGTGAAGATGCTGACGGCGCTGGTGCTTTCGGGCTTCTTCGTGCAGTCGCGCTGGTGGATCAAGATCCTGGGAGGCATCTTCATCCTGCCCTGGGCGATGCCTTCGATCCCGACCATCCTGTCGGTGCGCTTCATGCTCAACCCGGAGTGGGGGGTGATCAACACCACCATCTTCCGGCTGACCGGCGCCGACGGCCCCAACTGGCTCAACGATCCGACGCTGGCGCTCGGCTTCGCGATGCTGATGCACATCTGGAAGTCGCTGCCCTTCTGGACGCTGATCCTGGTGGCCGGCCGGCTCGCGATCCCGAGCGAGCAGTACGAGGCGGCCTCGGTCGACGGCGCGACGTCGTGGCAGAAATTCCGCTACATCAGCTGGCCTTCGCTGCGCACGCTCTACCTGACCTCCACCATCCTCTCGATGATCTGGACGCTCGGCGATTTCAACAGCGTCTACCTGCTGACCGGCGGCGGGCCGGCCGACCTGACGCATGTGCTGGCGACGCTGGGCATCCGCTATCTCAGGCTGGACCAGGTGGACCTGTCGATGGCGTCGATCGTGGTCGCGATGCCGCTGGTGCTCCCCTTGGTGTACTTCATGATGAAGAGACTCTCCAAATGA
- a CDS encoding carbohydrate ABC transporter permease, which yields MKRLTFKSVTTEAKLLLIGIPVLLWTLIPVYHMVLFAISPRDSATSGRLWPTAPTLDNFRIVFQQKHFYLDHFWVQLGNSLLIAVSVGVLTLFVATTAAFAISRLKVRGGRTVMNMALFTYFIPAAFLAVPMYKTMGNYGLLNSQWALILAMVTIASPYCIWVLKQASDKLPYELDEAARMDGASPLQLFRLVYLPLMVPSLVAVGTYSLLLAWNEYLYAFLLLSNDRSVTLAVALGNFLAADDSPWELLMATGLIYALPPAAIYYAFKRYMVGGLTAGAVKS from the coding sequence ATGAAGCGCCTGACCTTCAAGTCCGTGACGACGGAAGCCAAGCTGCTGCTGATCGGCATTCCGGTGCTGCTGTGGACGCTGATCCCGGTCTACCACATGGTGCTGTTCGCGATTTCGCCGCGGGACTCTGCGACCTCGGGGCGGCTCTGGCCGACGGCGCCGACGCTGGACAACTTCCGCATCGTCTTCCAGCAGAAGCATTTCTACCTCGACCATTTCTGGGTGCAGCTGGGCAATTCGCTGCTGATCGCGGTTTCGGTCGGCGTGCTCACGCTCTTCGTCGCGACCACGGCGGCCTTCGCGATCAGCCGGCTCAAGGTGCGCGGTGGCCGCACGGTGATGAACATGGCACTGTTCACCTACTTCATCCCCGCGGCCTTCCTGGCGGTGCCGATGTACAAGACCATGGGCAACTACGGGCTGCTCAACAGCCAGTGGGCGCTGATCCTCGCAATGGTGACCATTGCGTCGCCGTACTGCATCTGGGTGCTCAAGCAGGCTTCGGACAAGCTGCCCTACGAGCTCGACGAAGCCGCGCGCATGGACGGCGCCTCGCCGCTGCAGCTGTTCCGCCTGGTGTACCTGCCGCTGATGGTGCCCTCGCTGGTGGCGGTCGGCACCTACTCGCTGCTGCTGGCGTGGAACGAGTACCTCTATGCCTTCCTGCTGCTGTCGAACGACCGCAGCGTCACGCTGGCGGTCGCGCTCGGCAATTTCCTCGCGGCAGACGACTCGCCCTGGGAGCTGCTGATGGCCACCGGCCTGATCTACGCGCTGCCGCCGGCGGCGATCTACTACGCCTTCAAGCGCTACATGGTCGGCGGCCTTACCGCGGGCGCCGTGAAGAGCTGA
- a CDS encoding ABC transporter ATP-binding protein: MATVSFRNVKKSFGKTEIIQGLGFDIADGEFVVLVGPSGCGKSTLLRMLAGLEDITGGEILIDGRVVNELESKDRDIAMVFQSYALYPHMTVGENMGFSLRLRNADKGVTEQRVADAAKILNLDALLGRYPRELSGGQRQRVAMGRAIVRDPKVFLFDEPLSNLDAKLRVAMRAEIKALHQRLKTTTVYVTHDQIEAMTMADRIVVMHDGIVEQIGTPLDLYDRPENLFVAQFIGSPAMNVVEGVLRRNGQGASVEAHGAHWPAPAATQAADGQAVHYGIRPGDIVLADAGSGVPARVIVVEPTGNETELLVQVGEAKLSLVVHGRVQAAPDDTIGLVIRPDSAHLFDRQSARRLN; this comes from the coding sequence ATGGCAACCGTATCCTTCCGCAACGTCAAGAAATCCTTCGGCAAGACCGAGATCATCCAGGGCCTGGGCTTCGACATCGCCGACGGCGAGTTCGTGGTGCTGGTCGGGCCCTCGGGCTGCGGCAAGTCGACCTTGCTGCGCATGCTGGCGGGCCTGGAGGACATCACCGGCGGCGAGATCCTGATCGACGGCCGGGTGGTGAACGAGCTCGAGTCCAAGGACCGCGACATCGCGATGGTGTTCCAGAGCTACGCGCTCTATCCGCACATGACGGTGGGCGAGAACATGGGCTTCAGCCTGCGCCTGCGCAATGCAGACAAGGGCGTCACCGAGCAGCGCGTGGCAGACGCCGCGAAGATCCTCAACCTCGATGCGCTGCTCGGCCGCTACCCGCGGGAGCTCTCGGGCGGCCAGCGCCAGCGGGTGGCCATGGGGCGCGCGATCGTGCGAGACCCGAAGGTCTTCCTGTTCGACGAGCCGCTGTCCAACCTCGACGCGAAGCTGCGTGTGGCGATGCGCGCCGAGATCAAGGCACTGCACCAGCGGCTCAAGACCACCACGGTGTATGTCACGCACGACCAGATCGAGGCCATGACCATGGCCGACCGCATCGTGGTGATGCACGACGGCATCGTCGAGCAGATCGGCACGCCGCTGGACCTCTACGACCGGCCCGAGAACCTGTTCGTGGCGCAGTTCATCGGCTCGCCGGCGATGAACGTGGTCGAGGGGGTGCTGCGGCGCAACGGCCAGGGCGCGAGTGTCGAGGCCCATGGCGCGCACTGGCCCGCGCCGGCCGCGACCCAGGCGGCCGACGGCCAGGCGGTGCACTACGGCATCCGCCCCGGCGACATCGTGCTGGCCGACGCCGGCAGCGGCGTGCCGGCCCGCGTGATCGTGGTGGAGCCCACCGGCAACGAGACGGAACTTCTCGTGCAGGTCGGGGAAGCCAAGCTCAGCCTGGTGGTGCATGGCCGCGTGCAGGCGGCGCCGGACGACACCATCGGCCTGGTGATCCGCCCCGACAGCGCGCACCTGTTCGACCGGCAGAGCGCGCGCCGGCTGAACTAG